The following are encoded in a window of Anoplopoma fimbria isolate UVic2021 breed Golden Eagle Sablefish chromosome 3, Afim_UVic_2022, whole genome shotgun sequence genomic DNA:
- the LOC129116282 gene encoding uncharacterized protein LOC129116282, whose translation MDAEDSMVAMVSLQCEVPVLLTDSQTGRRISARQAESVRRPSACRQCACCRDDQGPTLKRKRRLSAATGDLPQKRKRTSVARPLPEHPEVLDSVPTPQPSTPARDVPGSLDLVLKPRATIPPDDLPVVPSVAPSLQPSTAPLHHDGPLKILNLSVDGYQQLYHEVVDDMLRFKNGRLRPYSLDLGRILKQKLWERLDRPLFTQTVNGDGLVNVEVSYRVGVYPPLYEVDTSGEPRPGTPPKS comes from the exons atggaCGCGGAGGATTCCATGGTTGCTATGGTTTCTCTTCAG tgTGAAGTTCCCGTTCTCCTGACTGACAGCCAGACAGGAAGGAGAATCTCTGCTCGCCAGGCAGAGAGCGTGAGGAGGCCCTCAGCCTGCAGACAGTGTGCATGCTGCAGGGACGACCAG GGGCCGACTCTAAAGAGAAAGCGCCGGCTCTCTGCTGCTACTGGAGACCTTCCCCAGAAGAGGAAGCGCACCTCCGTGGCCCGTCCCCTGCCTGAACATCCAGAGGTTTTGGACAGTGTCCCCACTCCGCAGCCCTCCACTCCTGCTCGTGACGTTCCAGGGTCTTTGGATTTGGTCCTGAAGCCTCGAGCCACCATCCCACCTGATGACCTTCCAGTAGTCCCCAGTGTGGCCCCCAGCCTCCAGCCCTCCACTGCTCCACTGCACCACGACGGCCCTCTGAAGATACTCAACCTTTCAGTAGACGGGTACCAGCAGCTCTACCACGAGGTTGTTGATGATATGCTGAG GTTCAAGAACGGCCGTCTGCGTCCATACAGTCTAGACCTGGGACGCATCCTCAAGCAGAAGCTGTGGGAGAGACTGGACCGTCCTCTGTTTACCCAAACAGTCAACGGAGACGGACTGGTGAACGTGGAGGTCTCCTACCGGGTTGGAGTCTATCCTCCTCTTTACGAGGTGGACACTTCAGGGGAACCAAGACCGGGGACCCCACCAAAGAGCTAA